One segment of Macaca fascicularis isolate 582-1 chromosome 2, T2T-MFA8v1.1 DNA contains the following:
- the MAP3K13 gene encoding mitogen-activated protein kinase kinase kinase 13 isoform X4 translates to MELSAIMLQLEMREKELIKREQAVEKKYPGTYKRHPVRPIIHSNAMEKLMKRKGVPHKSGMQTKRPDLLRSEGIPSTEVAPTASPLSVSPKMSTSSSKSRYRSKPRHRRGNSRGSHSDFAAILKNQPAQENSPHPAYLHQAQSQYPSLHHHNSLQQQYQQPPPAMSQSHHPRLNMHGQDIATCANNLRYFGPAAALRSPLSNHAQRQLPGSSPDLISTAMAADCWRSSEPDKGQAGPWGCCQADPYDPCLQCRPEQYGSLDIPSAEPVGRSPDLSKSPAHNPLLENAQSSEKMEENEFSGCRSESSLGTSHLVTPPALPRKTRPLQKSGDDSSEEEEGEVDSEVEFPRRQRPHRCISSCQSYSTFSSENFSVSDGEEGNTSDHSNSPDELADKLEDRLAEKLDDLLSQTPEIPIDISSHSDGLSDKECAVRRVKTQMSLGKLCVEERGYENPMQFEESDCDSSDGECSDATVRTNKHYSSATW, encoded by the exons ATGGAATTGAGTGCCATCATGCTGCAGCTAGAAATGCGGGAGAAGGAGCTCATTAA GCGTGAGCAAGCAGTGGAAAAGAAGTATCCTGGCACCTACAAACGACACCCTGTTCGTCCAATCATCCACTCCAACGCCATGGAGAAACTCATGAAAAGGAAAGGAGTGCCTCACAAATCTGGGATGCAGACCAAACG GCCAGACTTGTTGAGGTCGGAAGGGATCCCCAGCACAGAAGTGGCTCCCACTGCATCCCCTTTGTCCGTAAGTCCCAAAATGTCCACCTCTAGCAGCAAGAGCCGGTATCGAAGCAAACCACGCCACCGTCGAGGGAATAGCAGAGGCAGCCATAGTGACTTTGCGGCGATCTTGAAAAACCAGCCAGCCCAGGAAAATTCACCCCATCCTGCTTACCTACACCAAGCTCAATCCCAATACCCTTCTCTCCATCACCATAATTCTCTGCAGCAGCAATACCAGCAGCCCCCTCCTGCCATGTCCCAGAGTCACCATCCCAGACTCAATATGCACGGACAGGACATTGCAACCTGCGCCAACAACCTGAGGTATTTTGGCCCAGCAGCAGCCCTGCGGAGCCCACTCAGCAACCATGCTCAGAGACAGCTGCCCGGCTCGAGCCCTGACCTCATCTCCACAGCCATGGCTGCAGATTGCTGGAGAAGTTCTGAGCCTGACAAGGGCCAAGCTGGTCCCTGGGGCTGTTGCCAGGCTGACCCTTATGACCCCTGCCTTCAGTGCAGGCCAGAACAGTATGGGTCCTTAGACATACCCTCTGCTGAGCCAGTGGGGAGGAGCCCTGACCTTTCCAAGTCACCAGCACACAATCCTCTCTTGGAAAACGCCCAGAGTtctgagaaaatggaagaaaatgaattcAGCGGCTGTAGGTCTGAGTCATCCCTCGGCACCTCTCATCTCGTCACCCCTCCAGCGCTACCTCGAAAAACAAGGCCTCTGCAGAAG AGTGGAGATGACTCctcagaagaggaagaaggggaagtaGATAGTGAAGTTGAATTTCCACGAAGACAAAG GCCCCATCGCTGCATCAGCAGCTGCCAGTCATATTCAacctttagctctgagaatttCTCTGTGTCTGATGGAGAGGAGGGAAATACCAGTGACCACTCAAACAGTCCTGATGAATTAGCTGATAAACTTGAAGACCGCTTGGCAGAGAAGCTAGACGACCTGCTGTCCCAGACGCCAGAGATTCCCATTGACATATCCTCACACTCAGATGGGCTCTCTGACAAGGAGTGTGCCGTGCGCCGTGTGAAGACTCAGATGTCTCTGGGCAAGCTGTGCGTGGAAGAACGTGGCTATGAG AACCCTATGCAGTTTGAAGAATCGGACTGTGACTCTTCAGATGGGGAGTGTTCTGATGCCACGGTTAGGACCAATAAACACTACAGCTCTGCTACCTGGTAA
- the TMEM41A gene encoding transmembrane protein 41A isoform X5 codes for MRPLLGLLLVFAGCTFALYLLSTRLPRGRRLGSTEEAGGRSPWFPSDLAELRELSEVLRDYRKEHQAYVFLLFCSAYLYKQGFAIPGSSFLLQYGIGTDLDECFQRQRDLGT; via the exons ATGCGCCCGCTGCTCGGCCTCCTTCTGGTCTTCGCTGGCTGCACCTTCGCCTTGTACTTGCTGTCGACGCGACTGCCCCGCGGGCGGAGACTGGGCTCCACCgaggaggctggaggcag GTCCCCGTGGTTCCCCTCCGACCTGGCAGAGCTGCGGGAACTCTCTGAGGTCCTTCGAGACTACCGGAAGGAGCACCAGGCCTACGTGTTCCTGCTCTTCTGCAGTGCCTACCTCTACAAACAGGGCTTTGCCATCCCCGGCTCCAGCTTCCTG CTGCAGTACGGAATTGGCACAGACCTGGATGAATGCTTCCAAAGACAGAGGGACCTTGGCACCTAA
- the TMEM41A gene encoding transmembrane protein 41A isoform X2, whose amino-acid sequence MRPLLGLLLVFAGCTFALYLLSTRLPRGRRLGSTEEAGGRSPWFPSDLAELRELSEVLRDYRKEHQAYVFLLFCSAYLYKQGFAIPGSSFLVEENRNSLFFFLLFLRLFPMTPNWFLNLSAPILNIPIVQFFFSVLIGLIPYNFICVQTGSILSTLTSLDALFSWDTVFKLLAIAMVALIPGTLIKKFSQKHLQLNETSTANHIHSRKDT is encoded by the exons ATGCGCCCGCTGCTCGGCCTCCTTCTGGTCTTCGCTGGCTGCACCTTCGCCTTGTACTTGCTGTCGACGCGACTGCCCCGCGGGCGGAGACTGGGCTCCACCgaggaggctggaggcag GTCCCCGTGGTTCCCCTCCGACCTGGCAGAGCTGCGGGAACTCTCTGAGGTCCTTCGAGACTACCGGAAGGAGCACCAGGCCTACGTGTTCCTGCTCTTCTGCAGTGCCTACCTCTACAAACAGGGCTTTGCCATCCCCGGCTCCAGCTTCCTG GTGGAGGAGAACAGAAAcagcttgttttttttcttattgtttttgagacTTTTCCCCATGACACCAAACTGGTTCTTGAACCTCTCGGCCCCAATTCTGAACATCCCCATCGTACAGTTCTTCTTCTCAGTTCTTATCG GTTTGATCCCATACAATTTCATCTGTGTGCAGACAGGCTCCATCCTGTCAACCCTAACCTCTCTGGATGCTCTTTTCTCCTGGGACACTGTCTTTAAGCTATTGGCCATTGCCATGGTGGCATTAATTCCTGGAACCCTCATTAAAAAATTTAGTCAGAAACATCTGCAATTGAATGAAACCAGCACTGCTAATCACATACACAGTAGAAAAGACACGTGA
- the TMEM41A gene encoding transmembrane protein 41A isoform X1: MRPLLGLLLVFAGCTFALYLLSTRLPRGRRLGSTEEAGGRSPWFPSDLAELRELSEVLRDYRKEHQAYVFLLFCSAYLYKQGFAIPGSSFLNVLAGALFGPWLGLLLCCVLTSVGATCCYLLSSIFGKQLVVSYFPDKVALLQRKVEENRNSLFFFLLFLRLFPMTPNWFLNLSAPILNIPIVQFFFSVLIGLIPYNFICVQTGSILSTLTSLDALFSWDTVFKLLAIAMVALIPGTLIKKFSQKHLQLNETSTANHIHSRKDT; this comes from the exons ATGCGCCCGCTGCTCGGCCTCCTTCTGGTCTTCGCTGGCTGCACCTTCGCCTTGTACTTGCTGTCGACGCGACTGCCCCGCGGGCGGAGACTGGGCTCCACCgaggaggctggaggcag GTCCCCGTGGTTCCCCTCCGACCTGGCAGAGCTGCGGGAACTCTCTGAGGTCCTTCGAGACTACCGGAAGGAGCACCAGGCCTACGTGTTCCTGCTCTTCTGCAGTGCCTACCTCTACAAACAGGGCTTTGCCATCCCCGGCTCCAGCTTCCTG AATGTTTTAGCTGGTGCCTTGTTTGGGCCGTGGCTGGGGCTTCTGCTGTGTTGTGTGTTGACCTCGGTGGGTGCCACATGCTGCTACCTGCTCTCCAGTATTTTTGGCAAACAGTTGGTGGTGTCCTACTTTCCTGATAAAGTGGCCCTGCTGCAGAGAAAG GTGGAGGAGAACAGAAAcagcttgttttttttcttattgtttttgagacTTTTCCCCATGACACCAAACTGGTTCTTGAACCTCTCGGCCCCAATTCTGAACATCCCCATCGTACAGTTCTTCTTCTCAGTTCTTATCG GTTTGATCCCATACAATTTCATCTGTGTGCAGACAGGCTCCATCCTGTCAACCCTAACCTCTCTGGATGCTCTTTTCTCCTGGGACACTGTCTTTAAGCTATTGGCCATTGCCATGGTGGCATTAATTCCTGGAACCCTCATTAAAAAATTTAGTCAGAAACATCTGCAATTGAATGAAACCAGCACTGCTAATCACATACACAGTAGAAAAGACACGTGA
- the TMEM41A gene encoding transmembrane protein 41A isoform X4, whose translation MRPLLGLLLVFAGCTFALYLLSTRLPRGRRLGSTEEAGGRSPWFPSDLAELRELSEVLRDYRKEHQAYVFLLFCSAYLYKQGFAIPGSSFLNVLAGALFGPWLGLLLCCVLTSVGATCCYLLSSIFGKQLVVSYFPDKVALLQRKV comes from the exons ATGCGCCCGCTGCTCGGCCTCCTTCTGGTCTTCGCTGGCTGCACCTTCGCCTTGTACTTGCTGTCGACGCGACTGCCCCGCGGGCGGAGACTGGGCTCCACCgaggaggctggaggcag GTCCCCGTGGTTCCCCTCCGACCTGGCAGAGCTGCGGGAACTCTCTGAGGTCCTTCGAGACTACCGGAAGGAGCACCAGGCCTACGTGTTCCTGCTCTTCTGCAGTGCCTACCTCTACAAACAGGGCTTTGCCATCCCCGGCTCCAGCTTCCTG AATGTTTTAGCTGGTGCCTTGTTTGGGCCGTGGCTGGGGCTTCTGCTGTGTTGTGTGTTGACCTCGGTGGGTGCCACATGCTGCTACCTGCTCTCCAGTATTTTTGGCAAACAGTTGGTGGTGTCCTACTTTCCTGATAAAGTGGCCCTGCTGCAGAGAAAG GTTTGA
- the TMEM41A gene encoding transmembrane protein 41A isoform X3, translated as MRPLLGLLLVFAGCTFALYLLSTRLPRGRRLGSTEEAGGRSPWFPSDLAELRELSEVLRDYRKEHQAYVFLLFCSAYLYKQGFAIPGSSFLNVLAGALFGPWLGLLLCCVLTSVGATCCYLLSSIFGKQLVVSYFPDKVALLQRKVEENRNSLFFFLLFLRLFPMTPNWFLNLSAPILNIPIVQFFFSVLIDLLRLQHENP; from the exons ATGCGCCCGCTGCTCGGCCTCCTTCTGGTCTTCGCTGGCTGCACCTTCGCCTTGTACTTGCTGTCGACGCGACTGCCCCGCGGGCGGAGACTGGGCTCCACCgaggaggctggaggcag GTCCCCGTGGTTCCCCTCCGACCTGGCAGAGCTGCGGGAACTCTCTGAGGTCCTTCGAGACTACCGGAAGGAGCACCAGGCCTACGTGTTCCTGCTCTTCTGCAGTGCCTACCTCTACAAACAGGGCTTTGCCATCCCCGGCTCCAGCTTCCTG AATGTTTTAGCTGGTGCCTTGTTTGGGCCGTGGCTGGGGCTTCTGCTGTGTTGTGTGTTGACCTCGGTGGGTGCCACATGCTGCTACCTGCTCTCCAGTATTTTTGGCAAACAGTTGGTGGTGTCCTACTTTCCTGATAAAGTGGCCCTGCTGCAGAGAAAG GTGGAGGAGAACAGAAAcagcttgttttttttcttattgtttttgagacTTTTCCCCATGACACCAAACTGGTTCTTGAACCTCTCGGCCCCAATTCTGAACATCCCCATCGTACAGTTCTTCTTCTCAGTTCTTATCG ATCTACTCAGGCTTCAACATGAAAACCCATAA